Part of the Oscillibacter hominis genome is shown below.
AAAGGCGGGTGCGTTTCGTGGCCTTTGTCAACACCCTGAAGTATCTGAAAATGGGCGGCCGGATTCCCGCCTCCACTGCGGTATTCGGGACCATGCTTGGCATTTCGCCGGTGGTCTCCATTGAAAACGGGAAACTGGAGTCCATTGGAAAGGTCAAGGGGAAGCAGAAGATTCTGGAGTTCACCACCAGCTTTGTGAACCACCATCTGATCGATTACCAGTACCCCGTGGCCTTTGCCCATTCCCACGCGCTGGAGACGGCGGCGGCCTACCGGGAGAAATGCTGCAGAGCCTTCCATATTGAAAACAGCGTGCTGGATGAGTTGGGCGCGGTGCTCGGCACCCACGCCGGGCCGGGCTGCTACGGCATGGCCTATATCGAGCGGATGAAATGAAGAAACGGGCTGCGGATTCCGCAGCCCGTTTTTCCATCTTGACGGGGCAGGCGCCCTCTGGCATATAATAAGGATCGGAAAAGGGGGAGGCGGAATGAATTGGAGCAATGACACGCTGCAATCGCACCAGCAGGCGGTTGCCCGGCGGCTGGCGCGGCTGAGCCGGAGGGAATCACGGTATCTCCTGCCGGTCAGCGAGGCGGGGACGGGAACCCTGCTTTACCTCCACGGCGGCGGATTCGTGTCCGGGGATGGAGCCTATATGGAGTCGGTGGCCGGACTGCTGGCCGGCAAGTTAGGCCGGCGTGTACGCTGCGTGGACTACCGCCTGGCACCGGAGCATCCCTGTCCCGCTGCGCTGGAGGATGCGGAGGAGGCTTGTCTTGCGCTCTGGCAAGAGGGGACTGCGCCGGAGAAAACCGCATTTGTGGGCGATTCCTCCGGCGGTGGATTGGCCCTTGCCCTCTGCCAGCGGCTGCGGGACAGCGGACTTCCCCTGCCTGCGGGGTGGATTGCCCTGTCGCCCTGGGTGGACCTGACCCGCTGCTCCGGAAGGTTCGACGGATTTTTGTCCGGAGAGGACTTGGCGCTGTGGGCGGGTCAATATGGAGGCGGGCGGGTGCTGAGGAGCATTTCCCCCCTCTTCGGCGGCCTTGCCGGCCTGCCTCCCGCCCTGCTCTTTGCCGGCGGGGAGGAGCTGCTCCGCTCCGACGCCGAGCGGCTCTGCCAGGGGCTTGTAGACGCGGGCGGCCGGTGTGATCTCACGGTGGCTCCGGACAAGGGCCACTGCTATGCCCTCGCGGGAGGCGCCCAAGCGAAAGCGGATTTTGCGCGCATGCGGGCTTTTTTGGACGAAGTGCTCCGGGATGCCGTGGACTGAGGAGGATTGCGCGCCTCTGGATTCAGCCATGGGTATGCCCTGGGCTGCGGTTGACCGTGCTTGGTTCCTTTAAACCGCTGGGCTATTTCCCGGCTGAAAAGAACAACAAAATCAGGAAAACAAGGGAGATTTGACTTGATGTAAAGCCAGAGGTATAATGATTGCTGAACTGAATGGCTGCCTGGAAGGCCTCTGTTAAAGGGAAGGGCATATTCTGCCCT
Proteins encoded:
- a CDS encoding alpha/beta hydrolase, whose amino-acid sequence is MNWSNDTLQSHQQAVARRLARLSRRESRYLLPVSEAGTGTLLYLHGGGFVSGDGAYMESVAGLLAGKLGRRVRCVDYRLAPEHPCPAALEDAEEACLALWQEGTAPEKTAFVGDSSGGGLALALCQRLRDSGLPLPAGWIALSPWVDLTRCSGRFDGFLSGEDLALWAGQYGGGRVLRSISPLFGGLAGLPPALLFAGGEELLRSDAERLCQGLVDAGGRCDLTVAPDKGHCYALAGGAQAKADFARMRAFLDEVLRDAVD